A single window of Prochlorococcus marinus XMU1410 DNA harbors:
- a CDS encoding high light inducible protein, protein MIKPEIVPKRKLPRYGFHFYNERLNGRMAMIGFIALILTEFFLKHGLLLW, encoded by the coding sequence ATGATTAAGCCAGAAATTGTCCCCAAAAGAAAATTACCTCGTTATGGATTTCATTTTTATAATGAAAGACTTAATGGAAGAATGGCCATGATTGGTTTTATCGCGCTTATTCTTACAGAATTCTTTTTAAAACATGGTTTGCTGTTATGGTAA